In Callospermophilus lateralis isolate mCalLat2 chromosome 19, mCalLat2.hap1, whole genome shotgun sequence, the following are encoded in one genomic region:
- the Palb2 gene encoding partner and localizer of BRCA2 isoform X1, whose amino-acid sequence MEEPPGKPLSCAEKEKLKEKLAFLKREYSKTLARLQRAQRAEKVKNSVKKTVEQDCSLQQEISSQLNHSEPKNEGSPYKELQINARLDGNTGEKTPITLAAEPESFNPEDGPEEQLRISGMVDIQEHCPFRANGPGSEKRQRKLPGRRKKQPKRAHVSQEGECFFDTDSLILSGKRLKKQEAIGSKNPRSPVTEIPSLSSCKSEIPDSPAPLVETDGENILIPSTAKSERVDTPFKGNNFSNNTEDPLQTIPDNSNHEHLEHMPPKGNCELITQGFKNISLTSPINPEVQGHQMTVSPDSTVVNKATGTTGQLPRSPALEADNSCSASELPYNNLSAKIKQNLKEQNHTKESPINAFNDRNENVQENEVLSQSKSLSPEAVPSVSTENQIHSCTVLEGLLFPAEYYVRTTRRMSDCQKKVALEAVIQNHLGGRKKGLKNKSKETPKNLNPSNENSAQSENEILDTCTGQAISRSPPQELLSPADISSPPGSAEDNVCSRRALVQPSGRRHRGKRKSVCTPALGHREPIWPIFSTLGVNRSKEEVTLGRQQNEKAIIHDFQLPEDDFGPLMLEKLKSCSEKLTEPLESKMCRERYLKEDSCVVLEELSPKQIDAEMEDSEEDLIAILRKAHRQIPNLKHQPTNKGLSSSMILFTPLNTSASDDNSTPPVDLCSSALPMLGTTPALGSQAYWEKASAKVIEQTCSTSQLSTLEDTVSLASDSKQYDSSTSSPKLGTSLHVSGRQEQPAHDHDSGLQATPLPTESFTFRENQLCGNRCLELHKHSIEQTKVADLPTCDSLNPGSLQLISKLKNPSGSCSVDVSAMWWERAGFKEPCIITACEYVVSLWRPLDTWQWEKIYTWHFTEVPVLQIVPVPDVCNLVCVALGSLEIREIRALFCSSEDESEKQVLLKSGNIKAVLGLTRRRLVSSSGTLCDQQVEIMTFAEDGRSKEKQFLMPPEETILTFGEVQGMQEALLGTTIMNNIVIWNLKTGQLLKKMHIDDSYQASVCHKAYSEMGLLFVVLSHSCAKEREALGSPVFQLIVINPKTTLNVGVMLYCLPQGWAGRFLEGDVKDHFAAAVLTSGTIAIWDLLLGHCTALLPPISDQNWSFVKWSGTDSHLLAGQKDGNIFIYRYI is encoded by the exons ATGGAAGAGCCTCCCGGGAAACCCCTCAGCTGTGCGGAGAAGGAAAAG TTGAAGGAAAAATTAGCATTCTTGAAAAGGGAATACAGCAAGACACTGGCCCGCCTTCAG CGTGCCCAAAGAGCTGAGAAGGTTAAGAATTCTGTTAAGAAAACAGTAGAACAGGATTGCTCGCTCCAGCAGGAAATCTCATCACAGCTAAATCACTCAG aaccTAAAAATGAAGGATCTCCTTATAAGGAGTTACAAATCAATGCCCGTCTGGATGGcaacactggagaaaagacaccTATAACACTTGCTGCTGAGCCTGAGTCTTTTAACCCTGAAGATGGCCCAGAAGAACAATTACGTATTTCAGGAATGGTTGACATCCAAGAACATTGTCCCTTCAGGGCAAATGGCCCTGGTAGTGAGAAAAGGCAGCGTAAGCttccaggaagaagaaagaagcagCCAAAGAGAGCACATGTCTCACAGGAGGGCGAATGTTTCTTTGACACTGATTCACTCATACTCTCTGGAAAAAGACTAAAGAAACAGGAAGCAATCGGTAGCAAAAATCCTAGGTCACCAGTAACTGAAATACCCTCCCTTTCAAGTTGTAAGTCTGAAATTCCAGATTCTCCAGCACCACTTGTAGAAACTGATGGAGAGAATATATTAATTCCATCAACTGCCAAATCAGAAAGAGTTGATACCCCATTTAAAGGAAATAATTTCTCCAATAACACTGAAGATCCTTTGCAGACTATACCAGATAACAGTAATCATGAGCACCTTGAACATATGCCTCCTAAAGGTAATTGTGAACTCATTACTCAGGGGTTTAAAAACATTAGCCTTACTTCACCCATAAACCCGGAGGTACAAGGCCACCAAATGACTGTCTCTCCAGATAGCACAGTAGTAAATAAAGCTACAGGCACCACTGGCCAGCTGCCTAGAAGTCCTGCATTAGAGGCAGATAATTCATGTTCTGCAAGTGAACTCCCTTATAATAACTTATCAGCAAAGATAAAGCAaaacttaaaagaacaaaatcacaCCAAGGAATCTCCCATTAATGCTTTTAATGATAGAAATGAAAATGTTCAAGAAAATGAGGTTCTAAGTCAATCTAAGAGTCTTAGCCCAGAAGCAGTCCCTTCTGTTTCTACAGAAAATCAAATACATTCTTGCACAGTGCTTGAAGGCCTTTTGTTTCCAGCGGAATACTATGTTAGAACAACACGTCGCATGTCCGATTGCCAGAAGAAAGTAGCCCTGGAAGCTGTAATTCAAAATCACTTGGGTGGCAGGAAGAAGGggcttaaaaataaaagtaaggaaacacctaaaaatttaaaccctTCCAATGAAAATAGTGCCCAAAGTGAAAATGAGATTTTGGACACGTGCACAGGACAAGCAATCTCAAGAAGTCCTCCTCAGGAACTTCTCTCACCAGCTGACATCAGCTCTCCCCCTGGGTCTGCCGAAGATAACGTCTGTTCTAGGAGGGCTCTTGTGCAGCCATCTGGTAGAAGACACAGAGGAAAAAGGAAATCAGTCTGCACCCCAGCACTAGGTCATAGAGAACCGATTTGGCCAATTTTCAGCACATTGGGTGTTAACAGATCCAAGGAAGAAGTCACCTTGGGCAGGCAGCAGAATGAAAAAGCCATTATTCATG ACTTTCAGTTACCTGAAGACGACTTTGGGCCTCTTATGCTTGAAAAACTGAAGTCCTGCTCGGAAAAACTTACTGAGCCTCTGGAATCAAAAATGTGCAGGGAGAGGTATCTTAAAGAGGACAGTTGTGTTGTTCTGGAGGAACTGAGTCCTAAACAAATAGATGCCGAAATGGAGGACTCAGAAGAGGACCTTATTGCTATACTAAGAAAAGCACATCGTCAAATACCAAATCTAAAACACCAGCCTACCAACAAGGGCCTTTCTTCGTCCATGATACTTTTTACTCCTTTAAATACTTCTGCATCTGACGATAACAGCACACCCCCTGTGGACCTATGTTCATCTGCTCTCCCCATGTTAGGCACTACTCCAGCCCTTGGTTCCCAGGCATACTGGGAAAAAGCATCTGCCAAGGTCATTGAACAAACTTGCTCTACATCCCAGCTTTCTACCCTGGAAGACACAGTCAGCCTGGCTAGTGACAGTAAGCAGTATGACAGTTCCACCAGCTCACCCAAACTGGGAACCAGCCTGCATGTGTCAGGTAGGCAAGAACAGCCTGCCCATGACCATGACTCTGGCCTCCAAGCAACACCTCTACCCACTGAGTCATTCACTTTCAGAGAAAATCAACTCTGTGGAAATAGGTGCCTGGAGTTGCATAAACATTCCATTGAACAG ACTAAAGTAGCAGATCTTCCCACCTGTGACAGCTTAAACCCCGGCAGCCTACAATTGATTTCCAAGTTAAAG AATCCTTCTGGTTCCTGTTCCGTGGATGTGAGTGCCATGTGGTGGGAACGAGCTGGTTTTAAGGAGCCATGTATCATAACAGCTTGTGAATATGTAGTTTCTCTTTGGAGACCTCTGGATACTTGGCAGTGGGAAAAAATCTACACCTGGCATTTCACAGAG GTACCTGTGTTACAAATAGTTCCAGTGCCCGATGTTTGTAATCTTGTATGTGTGGCTTTGGGAAGTTTGGAGATCAGAGAAATCag GGCATTATTTTGTTCCTCTGAGGATGAAAGTGAAAAACAAGTACTTCTGAAATCTGGAAACATAAAAGCTGTGCTTGGCCTGACAAGGAGGAGGCTCGTTAGTAGCAGTGGGACCCTTTGTGATCAGCAAGTGGAAATCATGACTTTTGCAGAGGACGGAAG AAGCAAAGAAAAACAGTTTTTGATGCCCCCTGAAGAGACTATACTTACTTTTGGTGAGGTCCAAGGGATGCAGGAAGCTCTGCTTGGTACTACTATCATGAACAACATTGTTATCTG GAATTTAAAAACTGGTCAACTCCTGAAAAAGATGCACATTGATGATTCTTATCAAGCTTCCGTCTGTCACAAAGCCTATTCTGAAATG gGGCTCCTGTTTGTTGTTCTGAGTCATTCTTGTGCCAAAGAGAGAGAGGCGTTGGGCAGCCCTGTGTTTCAGCTGATTGTGATTAACCCTAAGACGACCCTGAATGTGGGCGTGATGCTGTACTGTCTCCCACAGGGGTGGGCTGGAAG GTTCCTAGAAGGGGACGTGAAAGATCATTTTGCAGCAGCAGTCTTGACTTCTGGGACAATTGCCATTTGGGACTTACTTCTGGGTCATTGCACTGCTCTCCTTCCACCCATCTCTGACCAAAATTGGTCTTTTGTTAAATGGTCTGGTACAGATTCTCACTTACTGGCTGGACAGAAAgatggaaatatatttatatatcgcTACATATAA
- the Palb2 gene encoding partner and localizer of BRCA2 isoform X2, protein MEEPPGKPLSCAEKEKLKEKLAFLKREYSKTLARLQRAQRAEKVKNSVKKTVEQDCSLQQEISSQLNHSEPKNEGSPYKELQINARLDGNTGEKTPITLAAEPESFNPEDGPEEQLRISGMVDIQEHCPFRANGPGSEKRQRKLPGRRKKQPKRAHVSQEGECFFDTDSLILSGKRLKKQEAIGSKNPRSPVTEIPSLSSCKSEIPDSPAPLVETDGENILIPSTAKSERVDTPFKGNNFSNNTEDPLQTIPDNSNHEHLEHMPPKGNCELITQGFKNISLTSPINPEVQGHQMTVSPDSTVVNKATGTTGQLPRSPALEADNSCSASELPYNNLSAKIKQNLKEQNHTKESPINAFNDRNENVQENEVLSQSKSLSPEAVPSVSTENQIHSCTVLEGLLFPAEYYVRTTRRMSDCQKKVALEAVIQNHLGGRKKGLKNKSKETPKNLNPSNENSAQSENEILDTCTGQAISRSPPQELLSPADISSPPGSAEDNVCSRRALVQPSGRRHRGKRKSVCTPALGHREPIWPIFSTLGVNRSKEEVTLGRQQNEKAIIHDFQLPEDDFGPLMLEKLKSCSEKLTEPLESKMCRERYLKEDSCVVLEELSPKQIDAEMEDSEEDLIAILRKAHRQIPNLKHQPTNKGLSSSMILFTPLNTSASDDNSTPPVDLCSSALPMLGTTPALGSQAYWEKASAKVIEQTCSTSQLSTLEDTVSLASDSKQYDSSTSSPKLGTSLHVSGRQEQPAHDHDSGLQATPLPTESFTFRENQLCGNRCLELHKHSIEQTKVADLPTCDSLNPGSLQLISKLKNPSGSCSVDVSAMWWERAGFKEPCIITACEYVVSLWRPLDTWQWEKIYTWHFTEVPVLQIVPVPDVCNLVCVALGSLEIREIRALFCSSEDESEKQVLLKSGNIKAVLGLTRRRLVSSSGTLCDQQVEIMTFAEDGRNLKTGQLLKKMHIDDSYQASVCHKAYSEMGLLFVVLSHSCAKEREALGSPVFQLIVINPKTTLNVGVMLYCLPQGWAGRFLEGDVKDHFAAAVLTSGTIAIWDLLLGHCTALLPPISDQNWSFVKWSGTDSHLLAGQKDGNIFIYRYI, encoded by the exons ATGGAAGAGCCTCCCGGGAAACCCCTCAGCTGTGCGGAGAAGGAAAAG TTGAAGGAAAAATTAGCATTCTTGAAAAGGGAATACAGCAAGACACTGGCCCGCCTTCAG CGTGCCCAAAGAGCTGAGAAGGTTAAGAATTCTGTTAAGAAAACAGTAGAACAGGATTGCTCGCTCCAGCAGGAAATCTCATCACAGCTAAATCACTCAG aaccTAAAAATGAAGGATCTCCTTATAAGGAGTTACAAATCAATGCCCGTCTGGATGGcaacactggagaaaagacaccTATAACACTTGCTGCTGAGCCTGAGTCTTTTAACCCTGAAGATGGCCCAGAAGAACAATTACGTATTTCAGGAATGGTTGACATCCAAGAACATTGTCCCTTCAGGGCAAATGGCCCTGGTAGTGAGAAAAGGCAGCGTAAGCttccaggaagaagaaagaagcagCCAAAGAGAGCACATGTCTCACAGGAGGGCGAATGTTTCTTTGACACTGATTCACTCATACTCTCTGGAAAAAGACTAAAGAAACAGGAAGCAATCGGTAGCAAAAATCCTAGGTCACCAGTAACTGAAATACCCTCCCTTTCAAGTTGTAAGTCTGAAATTCCAGATTCTCCAGCACCACTTGTAGAAACTGATGGAGAGAATATATTAATTCCATCAACTGCCAAATCAGAAAGAGTTGATACCCCATTTAAAGGAAATAATTTCTCCAATAACACTGAAGATCCTTTGCAGACTATACCAGATAACAGTAATCATGAGCACCTTGAACATATGCCTCCTAAAGGTAATTGTGAACTCATTACTCAGGGGTTTAAAAACATTAGCCTTACTTCACCCATAAACCCGGAGGTACAAGGCCACCAAATGACTGTCTCTCCAGATAGCACAGTAGTAAATAAAGCTACAGGCACCACTGGCCAGCTGCCTAGAAGTCCTGCATTAGAGGCAGATAATTCATGTTCTGCAAGTGAACTCCCTTATAATAACTTATCAGCAAAGATAAAGCAaaacttaaaagaacaaaatcacaCCAAGGAATCTCCCATTAATGCTTTTAATGATAGAAATGAAAATGTTCAAGAAAATGAGGTTCTAAGTCAATCTAAGAGTCTTAGCCCAGAAGCAGTCCCTTCTGTTTCTACAGAAAATCAAATACATTCTTGCACAGTGCTTGAAGGCCTTTTGTTTCCAGCGGAATACTATGTTAGAACAACACGTCGCATGTCCGATTGCCAGAAGAAAGTAGCCCTGGAAGCTGTAATTCAAAATCACTTGGGTGGCAGGAAGAAGGggcttaaaaataaaagtaaggaaacacctaaaaatttaaaccctTCCAATGAAAATAGTGCCCAAAGTGAAAATGAGATTTTGGACACGTGCACAGGACAAGCAATCTCAAGAAGTCCTCCTCAGGAACTTCTCTCACCAGCTGACATCAGCTCTCCCCCTGGGTCTGCCGAAGATAACGTCTGTTCTAGGAGGGCTCTTGTGCAGCCATCTGGTAGAAGACACAGAGGAAAAAGGAAATCAGTCTGCACCCCAGCACTAGGTCATAGAGAACCGATTTGGCCAATTTTCAGCACATTGGGTGTTAACAGATCCAAGGAAGAAGTCACCTTGGGCAGGCAGCAGAATGAAAAAGCCATTATTCATG ACTTTCAGTTACCTGAAGACGACTTTGGGCCTCTTATGCTTGAAAAACTGAAGTCCTGCTCGGAAAAACTTACTGAGCCTCTGGAATCAAAAATGTGCAGGGAGAGGTATCTTAAAGAGGACAGTTGTGTTGTTCTGGAGGAACTGAGTCCTAAACAAATAGATGCCGAAATGGAGGACTCAGAAGAGGACCTTATTGCTATACTAAGAAAAGCACATCGTCAAATACCAAATCTAAAACACCAGCCTACCAACAAGGGCCTTTCTTCGTCCATGATACTTTTTACTCCTTTAAATACTTCTGCATCTGACGATAACAGCACACCCCCTGTGGACCTATGTTCATCTGCTCTCCCCATGTTAGGCACTACTCCAGCCCTTGGTTCCCAGGCATACTGGGAAAAAGCATCTGCCAAGGTCATTGAACAAACTTGCTCTACATCCCAGCTTTCTACCCTGGAAGACACAGTCAGCCTGGCTAGTGACAGTAAGCAGTATGACAGTTCCACCAGCTCACCCAAACTGGGAACCAGCCTGCATGTGTCAGGTAGGCAAGAACAGCCTGCCCATGACCATGACTCTGGCCTCCAAGCAACACCTCTACCCACTGAGTCATTCACTTTCAGAGAAAATCAACTCTGTGGAAATAGGTGCCTGGAGTTGCATAAACATTCCATTGAACAG ACTAAAGTAGCAGATCTTCCCACCTGTGACAGCTTAAACCCCGGCAGCCTACAATTGATTTCCAAGTTAAAG AATCCTTCTGGTTCCTGTTCCGTGGATGTGAGTGCCATGTGGTGGGAACGAGCTGGTTTTAAGGAGCCATGTATCATAACAGCTTGTGAATATGTAGTTTCTCTTTGGAGACCTCTGGATACTTGGCAGTGGGAAAAAATCTACACCTGGCATTTCACAGAG GTACCTGTGTTACAAATAGTTCCAGTGCCCGATGTTTGTAATCTTGTATGTGTGGCTTTGGGAAGTTTGGAGATCAGAGAAATCag GGCATTATTTTGTTCCTCTGAGGATGAAAGTGAAAAACAAGTACTTCTGAAATCTGGAAACATAAAAGCTGTGCTTGGCCTGACAAGGAGGAGGCTCGTTAGTAGCAGTGGGACCCTTTGTGATCAGCAAGTGGAAATCATGACTTTTGCAGAGGACGGAAG GAATTTAAAAACTGGTCAACTCCTGAAAAAGATGCACATTGATGATTCTTATCAAGCTTCCGTCTGTCACAAAGCCTATTCTGAAATG gGGCTCCTGTTTGTTGTTCTGAGTCATTCTTGTGCCAAAGAGAGAGAGGCGTTGGGCAGCCCTGTGTTTCAGCTGATTGTGATTAACCCTAAGACGACCCTGAATGTGGGCGTGATGCTGTACTGTCTCCCACAGGGGTGGGCTGGAAG GTTCCTAGAAGGGGACGTGAAAGATCATTTTGCAGCAGCAGTCTTGACTTCTGGGACAATTGCCATTTGGGACTTACTTCTGGGTCATTGCACTGCTCTCCTTCCACCCATCTCTGACCAAAATTGGTCTTTTGTTAAATGGTCTGGTACAGATTCTCACTTACTGGCTGGACAGAAAgatggaaatatatttatatatcgcTACATATAA
- the Palb2 gene encoding partner and localizer of BRCA2 isoform X4: MLSLKQLLSFLNVTDFQLPEDDFGPLMLEKLKSCSEKLTEPLESKMCRERYLKEDSCVVLEELSPKQIDAEMEDSEEDLIAILRKAHRQIPNLKHQPTNKGLSSSMILFTPLNTSASDDNSTPPVDLCSSALPMLGTTPALGSQAYWEKASAKVIEQTCSTSQLSTLEDTVSLASDSKQYDSSTSSPKLGTSLHVSGRQEQPAHDHDSGLQATPLPTESFTFRENQLCGNRCLELHKHSIEQTKVADLPTCDSLNPGSLQLISKLKNPSGSCSVDVSAMWWERAGFKEPCIITACEYVVSLWRPLDTWQWEKIYTWHFTEVPVLQIVPVPDVCNLVCVALGSLEIREIRALFCSSEDESEKQVLLKSGNIKAVLGLTRRRLVSSSGTLCDQQVEIMTFAEDGRSKEKQFLMPPEETILTFGEVQGMQEALLGTTIMNNIVIWNLKTGQLLKKMHIDDSYQASVCHKAYSEMGLLFVVLSHSCAKEREALGSPVFQLIVINPKTTLNVGVMLYCLPQGWAGRFLEGDVKDHFAAAVLTSGTIAIWDLLLGHCTALLPPISDQNWSFVKWSGTDSHLLAGQKDGNIFIYRYI, translated from the exons ATGCTAAGTTTAAAGCAACTGTTGTCTTTTCTCAATGTCACAGACTTTCAGTTACCTGAAGACGACTTTGGGCCTCTTATGCTTGAAAAACTGAAGTCCTGCTCGGAAAAACTTACTGAGCCTCTGGAATCAAAAATGTGCAGGGAGAGGTATCTTAAAGAGGACAGTTGTGTTGTTCTGGAGGAACTGAGTCCTAAACAAATAGATGCCGAAATGGAGGACTCAGAAGAGGACCTTATTGCTATACTAAGAAAAGCACATCGTCAAATACCAAATCTAAAACACCAGCCTACCAACAAGGGCCTTTCTTCGTCCATGATACTTTTTACTCCTTTAAATACTTCTGCATCTGACGATAACAGCACACCCCCTGTGGACCTATGTTCATCTGCTCTCCCCATGTTAGGCACTACTCCAGCCCTTGGTTCCCAGGCATACTGGGAAAAAGCATCTGCCAAGGTCATTGAACAAACTTGCTCTACATCCCAGCTTTCTACCCTGGAAGACACAGTCAGCCTGGCTAGTGACAGTAAGCAGTATGACAGTTCCACCAGCTCACCCAAACTGGGAACCAGCCTGCATGTGTCAGGTAGGCAAGAACAGCCTGCCCATGACCATGACTCTGGCCTCCAAGCAACACCTCTACCCACTGAGTCATTCACTTTCAGAGAAAATCAACTCTGTGGAAATAGGTGCCTGGAGTTGCATAAACATTCCATTGAACAG ACTAAAGTAGCAGATCTTCCCACCTGTGACAGCTTAAACCCCGGCAGCCTACAATTGATTTCCAAGTTAAAG AATCCTTCTGGTTCCTGTTCCGTGGATGTGAGTGCCATGTGGTGGGAACGAGCTGGTTTTAAGGAGCCATGTATCATAACAGCTTGTGAATATGTAGTTTCTCTTTGGAGACCTCTGGATACTTGGCAGTGGGAAAAAATCTACACCTGGCATTTCACAGAG GTACCTGTGTTACAAATAGTTCCAGTGCCCGATGTTTGTAATCTTGTATGTGTGGCTTTGGGAAGTTTGGAGATCAGAGAAATCag GGCATTATTTTGTTCCTCTGAGGATGAAAGTGAAAAACAAGTACTTCTGAAATCTGGAAACATAAAAGCTGTGCTTGGCCTGACAAGGAGGAGGCTCGTTAGTAGCAGTGGGACCCTTTGTGATCAGCAAGTGGAAATCATGACTTTTGCAGAGGACGGAAG AAGCAAAGAAAAACAGTTTTTGATGCCCCCTGAAGAGACTATACTTACTTTTGGTGAGGTCCAAGGGATGCAGGAAGCTCTGCTTGGTACTACTATCATGAACAACATTGTTATCTG GAATTTAAAAACTGGTCAACTCCTGAAAAAGATGCACATTGATGATTCTTATCAAGCTTCCGTCTGTCACAAAGCCTATTCTGAAATG gGGCTCCTGTTTGTTGTTCTGAGTCATTCTTGTGCCAAAGAGAGAGAGGCGTTGGGCAGCCCTGTGTTTCAGCTGATTGTGATTAACCCTAAGACGACCCTGAATGTGGGCGTGATGCTGTACTGTCTCCCACAGGGGTGGGCTGGAAG GTTCCTAGAAGGGGACGTGAAAGATCATTTTGCAGCAGCAGTCTTGACTTCTGGGACAATTGCCATTTGGGACTTACTTCTGGGTCATTGCACTGCTCTCCTTCCACCCATCTCTGACCAAAATTGGTCTTTTGTTAAATGGTCTGGTACAGATTCTCACTTACTGGCTGGACAGAAAgatggaaatatatttatatatcgcTACATATAA